One genomic segment of Trichococcus shcherbakoviae includes these proteins:
- a CDS encoding YlbF family regulator — translation MTQELPIEGPAEAELNRLIEMLGKNEVIVRYQEAEENTKDNRALEQLVETIKSKQKEAAAFEHYAKPAAAAKTAAELAELNKQLKDSIAVQQYREALWDANELLENVISIIQRGVDDAIEKDEA, via the coding sequence TTGACCCAAGAACTGCCTATCGAAGGCCCGGCAGAAGCAGAATTGAACAGACTGATCGAAATGTTGGGAAAAAATGAAGTGATCGTCCGCTATCAAGAGGCCGAAGAAAACACAAAAGACAATCGGGCGCTGGAACAATTGGTCGAAACAATCAAAAGTAAGCAAAAAGAAGCCGCGGCTTTTGAACATTATGCCAAGCCGGCAGCGGCAGCAAAAACAGCCGCTGAATTAGCGGAGCTGAACAAGCAGTTGAAGGACAGCATAGCGGTCCAACAATACCGCGAAGCTTTATGGGATGCCAACGAACTATTGGAAAATGTCATCAGCATCATCCAACGCGGCGTCGATGACGCTATCGAAAAAGATGAAGCATGA
- the rny gene encoding ribonuclease Y → MDIWTLAFAIIALIFGVVVGYLYRKSNHEKEIAGAKNTASQILEDARKEAETTKREAMLEAKDENHKYRSEIEDELRERRGEVQKQENRLIQREENLDRKDTSLSKREQSIESKEDNLVKRQNALVSEENRIQALVEEQQHELERIATLSREDARNIIMDETENQLSHEIAVMIRESDQKAKDEADRNAKNIILQAIQRSAADLVSEATVSVVTLPNDDMKGRIIGREGRNIRTLETLTGIDLIIDDTPEAVVLSGFDPIRREIAKMALEKLIQDGRIHPARIEEAVEKARKDMDERIREIGEQATFEVGIHSLHPDLIKILGRLHFRTSYGQNVLNHSIEVAKLCGVMAGELGEDINLAKRAGLLHDIGKALDHEIEGSHVEIGAEIAQKYKENPVVINAIASHHGDVEANSIISVLVASADALSAARPGARSESLENYIRRLEKLEAISNSFEGVASSFAIQAGREIRVMVKPDQLDDSQAIRVAREIRKKIEEELDYPGHIKVTVIRETRVIEYAK, encoded by the coding sequence ATGGATATATGGACTTTAGCCTTCGCTATCATAGCTTTAATTTTTGGTGTCGTTGTCGGATATTTATATCGAAAATCGAATCACGAAAAAGAAATAGCTGGTGCCAAAAATACCGCTTCCCAAATTCTTGAAGATGCTCGTAAAGAAGCAGAAACAACAAAAAGAGAAGCTATGTTAGAGGCGAAGGATGAGAACCACAAATACCGCTCAGAAATAGAAGATGAATTGCGCGAACGACGCGGTGAGGTTCAAAAACAAGAAAATCGATTGATCCAAAGGGAAGAAAATTTGGATAGAAAAGATACCAGTCTTTCGAAACGTGAACAATCTATCGAGTCAAAAGAGGATAATCTTGTCAAAAGACAAAACGCTTTAGTTTCTGAGGAAAATCGCATTCAAGCATTGGTGGAAGAGCAACAACATGAACTGGAAAGAATCGCTACCTTATCACGTGAAGATGCAAGAAACATCATCATGGATGAAACGGAAAATCAACTTTCGCATGAAATTGCGGTCATGATCAGAGAATCCGACCAAAAAGCGAAAGATGAAGCAGATCGTAATGCGAAAAACATTATCCTGCAGGCGATCCAAAGAAGTGCAGCCGATTTAGTTTCGGAAGCAACAGTTTCAGTTGTTACACTGCCTAACGATGACATGAAAGGCCGCATCATTGGCCGCGAGGGAAGAAACATTCGGACTTTGGAGACCTTGACAGGTATTGACCTGATCATCGATGATACGCCAGAAGCTGTCGTGTTAAGCGGATTTGATCCTATCCGAAGAGAAATTGCGAAAATGGCTTTGGAGAAATTAATTCAAGATGGACGTATCCATCCTGCGAGAATTGAGGAAGCAGTTGAGAAAGCCCGTAAGGATATGGATGAACGCATAAGAGAAATCGGCGAACAAGCAACTTTTGAAGTTGGCATCCATTCTTTGCATCCTGATCTGATTAAAATTTTGGGACGTCTGCATTTCCGCACTAGTTATGGACAAAATGTCCTGAACCACAGCATCGAAGTCGCAAAACTTTGCGGCGTAATGGCTGGGGAACTAGGCGAAGACATCAATCTGGCCAAACGTGCAGGTCTGCTGCATGACATCGGAAAAGCTCTCGATCATGAAATAGAGGGTTCGCACGTTGAAATCGGCGCAGAAATCGCCCAGAAATACAAAGAAAATCCGGTTGTCATCAATGCAATTGCCTCACATCATGGCGATGTTGAAGCAAACTCAATCATATCAGTATTGGTCGCATCTGCTGACGCTTTATCTGCTGCTCGTCCGGGCGCAAGAAGTGAATCTCTGGAAAACTACATCCGCCGCTTGGAGAAACTGGAAGCAATTTCGAACAGTTTTGAAGGCGTAGCAAGCAGTTTTGCTATCCAAGCAGGAAGAGAGATCCGCGTCATGGTCAAGCCAGACCAACTTGACGATTCTCAAGCTATTCGTGTAGCTCGCGAGATTAGAAAGAAAATCGAAGAAGAACTAGATTATCCGGGACACATCAAGGTTACGGTTATACGCGAAACAAGAGTAATTGAATATGCCAAATAA
- the mutS gene encoding DNA mismatch repair protein MutS, translating into MPQKTKNTPMMEQYLSIKEQYPDAFLFYRLGDFYELFHDDAMKAAKLLEITLTSRNKNADEPIPMCGVPYHAAAEYIRRLVEMGHKVAVCEQMEDAKLTKGMVRREVVRVITPGTFLNENGSESKTNNYLASVIQNEAGGYGLGYVDIGTGELKVTLLTNEDAVFNELQTLPFKEIVLDTKTADGLTEKLEKHFGILVSIQAKLIPETDFHDLVAELPQQSEKDVLVLLLSYLSDTQKRSLSHLQKAVAYQTDAFLKMDTYARRNLELSASIRTQQKKGSLLWTLDETKTAMGGRMLKQWLEKPLINLSDILERQRKVESLVNHYFERMDINDALTSVYDLERLVARVSLGNINGRDLIQLKTSLQQIPGLVQAIAAIDEPDVWQAVIDKLEAYPEVIELIERAITDNPPIQITEGNIIRDGYHEQLDRYRDAMNNGKLWIAMLQKEEREKTGIKTLKIGYNRIFGYYIEVTKANLAALPEGTYERKQTLANAERFVTPALKEKETLILEAEEKSVELEHELFVALREEIKGYSKQLQALAKLVAEIDVLQSFAHVSEAYHFSKPELSNSDRNLSIKEGRHPVVERVIGKDKFVPNSISMDKDNHILLITGPNMSGKSTYMRQVALIVILAQMGCFVPAEKAHLPIFDQIFTRIGAADDLYSGQSTFMVEMVETNQALRFATDKSLILFDEIGRGTATYDGMALAEAILRYIDRTIKGKTLFSTHYHELTQLEADLAGTKNVHVGAIEKDGELVFLHKLMQGPADKSYGLHVAKLAGMPNELIAEAQVILNSLNEQHVLHSGTGAPVPDDTVEQLALFQESAMLPNEKHVLDELSDLALEDCTPMQAMLMIDSWKKLLKSQKSR; encoded by the coding sequence ATGCCACAGAAGACTAAAAATACGCCCATGATGGAGCAATACTTATCCATAAAAGAACAGTATCCGGATGCATTTTTGTTTTATCGCTTGGGCGATTTCTATGAATTATTCCATGATGATGCCATGAAGGCCGCAAAATTACTGGAAATCACGCTGACGAGCCGCAACAAAAATGCCGATGAGCCGATTCCCATGTGCGGGGTCCCTTATCATGCTGCAGCGGAATACATCCGGAGACTCGTAGAAATGGGGCACAAGGTCGCCGTTTGCGAACAGATGGAGGATGCCAAGCTAACGAAAGGCATGGTGCGGCGGGAAGTCGTGCGGGTCATTACGCCCGGTACATTTCTGAATGAGAACGGCAGCGAAAGCAAAACAAATAATTACTTGGCCAGTGTCATCCAAAACGAAGCAGGCGGGTATGGGCTGGGATATGTCGATATCGGAACGGGGGAGCTGAAAGTCACGCTCCTGACCAACGAAGACGCCGTATTCAACGAGCTCCAGACTTTGCCTTTCAAAGAAATCGTCCTGGACACAAAAACGGCTGACGGCCTGACGGAAAAGTTGGAAAAACATTTCGGTATCCTTGTTTCCATTCAGGCGAAGCTGATTCCGGAAACGGACTTCCACGATCTGGTTGCGGAATTGCCGCAACAGTCGGAAAAAGATGTGCTTGTTTTGTTGTTGAGCTATCTTTCGGATACCCAAAAGCGCAGCTTGTCCCATCTTCAGAAAGCCGTCGCCTATCAAACGGACGCTTTCCTGAAGATGGATACCTACGCGCGGCGCAACCTCGAGTTGTCCGCATCCATCCGGACGCAGCAGAAAAAAGGCAGCCTGCTATGGACGCTGGATGAAACAAAAACGGCTATGGGCGGGCGCATGCTGAAACAATGGCTTGAAAAGCCGTTGATCAACCTGAGCGACATACTCGAAAGGCAACGGAAAGTGGAGTCATTGGTCAACCACTACTTTGAACGAATGGACATCAATGACGCCTTGACATCGGTTTATGATCTGGAACGTTTGGTCGCCCGAGTGTCACTAGGCAATATCAACGGCCGCGATCTGATCCAGCTGAAAACCTCTCTGCAGCAGATCCCAGGATTGGTCCAAGCCATCGCTGCAATCGATGAACCGGATGTTTGGCAGGCTGTCATCGACAAATTGGAAGCTTACCCAGAAGTCATCGAACTGATCGAGCGGGCGATCACGGATAATCCGCCAATCCAGATCACGGAAGGCAACATTATCCGTGACGGCTACCATGAGCAATTGGATCGCTACCGCGATGCGATGAACAACGGGAAGCTTTGGATAGCGATGCTGCAAAAAGAGGAAAGAGAAAAGACCGGCATCAAAACGCTGAAAATCGGCTACAACCGCATTTTTGGCTATTACATAGAGGTGACGAAGGCGAACCTTGCGGCGCTGCCTGAGGGCACGTATGAGCGCAAACAGACGCTTGCCAATGCGGAACGTTTCGTCACGCCTGCATTGAAGGAAAAAGAGACGCTTATTCTGGAAGCTGAGGAAAAGTCTGTCGAATTGGAGCATGAGCTGTTTGTCGCTTTGCGGGAAGAGATAAAAGGATACAGCAAACAGTTGCAGGCACTTGCCAAACTGGTGGCGGAGATCGATGTCCTTCAGTCGTTCGCCCATGTCAGCGAAGCCTATCATTTTTCCAAGCCCGAATTGAGCAACAGCGACCGCAATCTGTCCATTAAAGAAGGGCGCCATCCGGTTGTGGAACGCGTCATCGGCAAAGATAAATTTGTGCCCAACAGCATTTCCATGGACAAGGACAACCATATTCTGCTGATCACTGGGCCGAACATGTCAGGCAAGAGCACCTACATGCGTCAGGTTGCGCTGATTGTCATCCTGGCCCAGATGGGTTGTTTCGTGCCGGCGGAAAAAGCCCATTTGCCTATCTTTGACCAAATCTTTACCCGGATAGGCGCGGCTGATGACCTCTATTCCGGACAGAGCACGTTCATGGTCGAAATGGTCGAAACGAACCAAGCGCTGCGATTCGCCACCGATAAGAGTCTGATTTTGTTCGACGAAATCGGCAGGGGAACGGCGACGTATGACGGCATGGCCTTGGCGGAAGCGATCCTGCGTTACATCGATCGCACAATCAAAGGCAAGACGCTGTTTTCGACGCATTACCATGAATTGACCCAACTGGAAGCCGATTTGGCGGGGACAAAAAATGTTCATGTAGGGGCAATCGAAAAAGACGGAGAATTGGTGTTTCTGCATAAACTGATGCAGGGTCCAGCAGACAAAAGCTATGGCTTGCATGTGGCCAAATTAGCCGGAATGCCCAATGAATTGATCGCCGAAGCGCAGGTCATCCTCAATTCATTGAATGAACAGCACGTGCTGCACTCCGGAACGGGCGCACCTGTTCCGGATGATACGGTCGAACAATTGGCGCTGTTCCAAGAAAGTGCGATGCTTCCGAACGAGAAGCACGTACTGGATGAATTGTCGGACTTGGCGCTGGAGGATTGCACACCGATGCAAGCCATGCTGATGATAGACAGTTGGAAAAAGTTGCTGAAATCGCAAAAAAGTAGGTGA
- a CDS encoding ISLre2 family transposase encodes MEKIIAEIHHIIKDSNHVLDAETTLQAYFSDLVSQLMKEALEALDSELYVPFKAEGWRIANRDSRTITFTFGTVEFMRRRLKKKGEKSFFPLDNICGFNKSERYSTLLQKQVAELVTGSVYRGVAEAVTKLTSFSMSHGTVGNIVKSVGEKQAQWEKQNLEEYEVALPEEQKEVPFLLVEGDGIVIKGKGKRKEEIHRVQIAEGVTTSGKRKKLKNPIFVSSLKSAKDAWEKAAIYLGSHYDLKNTVVISNTDGGSGYRAEDCAMAIGVCKEHIHQVDRYHVHKKIKSRLSWCPEMELPLKKALWSYDWDSIAIVLDTIESKISLEQEKDQKEELRLLAAYLERNWAYLRPLREIESCKGIRGIGSCESNHRPYSYRMKGNGKYWSHDGARAMVSIIEGKKMGTLEKALTEPVRTVPESLAVKLKFAVRNALKKHSGRERTPARQAGIPAMNATCSMGMMKKIFAS; translated from the coding sequence ATGGAAAAAATTATAGCAGAAATTCACCACATAATAAAGGATTCAAATCATGTGCTTGATGCAGAAACTACGCTTCAGGCTTATTTCTCAGATCTTGTAAGTCAACTCATGAAGGAGGCCTTAGAGGCCTTGGATAGCGAGTTGTACGTTCCGTTTAAAGCGGAAGGATGGCGTATCGCCAACAGGGATTCACGCACGATTACTTTCACATTCGGTACAGTCGAGTTTATGCGTAGACGTTTAAAGAAGAAAGGTGAAAAGAGCTTTTTCCCACTGGATAACATCTGTGGCTTCAATAAAAGCGAGCGCTACTCTACCCTTTTACAAAAGCAAGTGGCCGAACTTGTGACTGGCAGCGTCTACCGCGGTGTGGCCGAAGCCGTCACTAAACTGACTTCGTTCAGCATGAGCCATGGAACAGTGGGCAATATTGTGAAATCGGTAGGAGAAAAGCAAGCGCAGTGGGAGAAACAAAACTTAGAAGAATACGAAGTGGCCTTACCCGAAGAACAGAAAGAAGTACCTTTTCTCTTGGTAGAAGGCGATGGGATCGTCATTAAAGGCAAGGGGAAAAGAAAAGAAGAGATCCACCGAGTCCAAATAGCAGAAGGCGTCACAACAAGCGGGAAAAGAAAGAAACTGAAAAATCCGATATTTGTGTCATCGTTGAAATCAGCGAAAGATGCATGGGAGAAAGCAGCGATTTATTTAGGGAGTCATTACGATCTCAAAAATACGGTAGTCATTTCGAACACCGATGGTGGCTCAGGTTATCGGGCAGAGGACTGTGCCATGGCAATTGGTGTGTGTAAGGAACATATCCATCAGGTGGATCGCTATCACGTTCACAAAAAGATTAAGAGCCGTCTTTCTTGGTGTCCAGAGATGGAACTGCCGCTGAAAAAGGCCCTATGGTCCTATGATTGGGATTCGATTGCGATTGTGTTGGATACGATTGAAAGTAAAATCTCGCTAGAACAGGAGAAAGATCAAAAAGAGGAGTTACGACTTTTGGCAGCCTACCTAGAAAGAAACTGGGCGTATCTTCGTCCGTTAAGAGAAATCGAATCCTGCAAAGGAATCCGGGGAATTGGAAGCTGTGAAAGTAATCATCGACCTTACAGCTACCGAATGAAAGGTAATGGGAAATACTGGAGCCATGATGGCGCTCGGGCGATGGTCTCCATCATTGAAGGTAAGAAGATGGGAACCCTAGAAAAAGCGTTAACGGAGCCAGTACGTACCGTTCCGGAAAGTTTAGCGGTAAAACTGAAATTCGCAGTCAGAAATGCGTTAAAGAAACATTCTGGCAGAGAGAGGACACCCGCTAGACAGGCTGGTATACCAGCGATGAACGCGACCTGCAGCATGGGAATGATGAAGAAAATATTTGCGAGTTAA
- a CDS encoding TIGR00282 family metallophosphoesterase, with translation MKVLFIGDVVGSIGRQMLQDTLPQLKKHYRPQVTIVNGENAAGGRGITEKIYKEFLQTGVDVITMGNHTWDNRDIFEFIGTANKMIRPANFPEGTPGIGWTIIKVNQLKLAVVNLHGRVFMNSLDDPFRKADEILEQVRKETNCIFVDFHAETTSEKQAMGWYLDGRVSAVVGTHTHVQTNDARILPEGTGYLTDAGMTGAYDSILGVEKEIIIQKFLTQMPIRHEVPEKGRKLLSGCYIEINDQTGKCVKIENIVINEDRPFGGEFY, from the coding sequence ATGAAAGTATTATTTATTGGAGATGTTGTAGGTTCAATCGGCAGACAGATGCTGCAGGACACACTCCCGCAACTGAAGAAACATTACCGTCCGCAAGTGACCATCGTGAACGGGGAGAATGCGGCAGGCGGCAGAGGGATAACAGAAAAAATTTACAAAGAATTTTTGCAGACCGGTGTCGATGTCATCACCATGGGGAACCATACGTGGGATAACCGTGACATATTCGAATTCATCGGAACAGCCAATAAGATGATCCGTCCGGCTAATTTCCCGGAAGGGACTCCTGGCATCGGTTGGACGATCATAAAAGTGAACCAACTGAAATTGGCTGTTGTGAACCTGCACGGACGTGTCTTCATGAACAGTCTGGATGACCCTTTCCGCAAAGCGGATGAAATACTGGAGCAGGTACGGAAAGAAACGAATTGCATCTTTGTCGATTTCCATGCCGAAACGACCAGCGAAAAACAAGCGATGGGCTGGTATTTGGATGGTCGCGTTTCTGCTGTGGTCGGTACGCATACGCATGTGCAGACAAATGATGCGCGTATTTTGCCGGAAGGGACAGGCTATCTGACGGATGCCGGAATGACCGGGGCTTACGACAGCATTTTGGGCGTCGAAAAAGAGATCATCATCCAGAAATTTCTGACGCAAATGCCGATTCGGCATGAAGTGCCTGAAAAAGGCAGAAAATTGCTTTCCGGTTGCTATATTGAAATCAATGATCAGACCGGCAAGTGCGTAAAAATCGAGAACATCGTGATCAATGAAGATCGCCCATTTGGAGGGGAATTCTATTGA
- the mutL gene encoding DNA mismatch repair endonuclease MutL: protein MAKIRELSQILTNQIAAGEVIERPASVVKELVENAIDANSTQIDVFIEEAGLRKVQVTDNGDGIAADEVKLAFTRHATSKIYTQDDLFRIHSLGFRGEALPSIASVAKVSIETAVADQSGTYLSIKGGVIGEERPNKSRKGTTIIVEDLFYNTPARLKYIRSLQTELSNITDIMNRIALSHPEIAFRLHHEGNQLLHTAGNGDLRQTIAGVYGTLTAKKMKLIENENLDFKVNGYISLPDTTRASRNYITLILNGRFIKNYALNKAIIDGYGSKLMVGRYPLAVIVIDADSLLLDVNVHPSKKEVRISKEKELGELIESAVAAVLRTEERIPSGIENLKFKRPSPAEPVRTEQLSVSFRSFDQELVQETETKLPAISENEDFRSLETSWDNGPVHNENAEREQVYMGSEETAPSEDLPLPSEEQEAYVVPFSDQPKQDRNEPTAPYLSVEPINPAAHEEPIMKTVQKVEAEAEKAQASKRPFPELHFFGQMHGTYLFAQNENGLYIIDQHAAQERIKYEYYREEIGKVSTDLQGLLIPIMLDYPANEFQLIQENRDVLESMGLFLEPFGQNSFIVEKHPAWFTPGEEEDILKELVEMFLAEGDISIKKLREATAIMMSCKRSIKANHFLSDKEARQLLADLAKTDNPYNCPHGRPVLIQFSNQDMEKMFKRIQDPH, encoded by the coding sequence ATGGCCAAAATCAGGGAACTTTCCCAAATATTGACGAACCAGATCGCTGCTGGGGAAGTGATCGAACGGCCGGCATCGGTCGTTAAGGAATTGGTGGAGAATGCCATCGATGCGAACAGTACGCAAATCGATGTTTTCATTGAAGAGGCGGGATTAAGGAAAGTGCAGGTCACCGACAACGGCGACGGCATCGCGGCGGACGAGGTGAAACTTGCCTTTACGCGGCACGCGACCAGCAAAATATACACGCAGGATGATCTTTTCCGCATCCACTCGCTGGGGTTTCGGGGTGAAGCTTTGCCCAGTATCGCTTCCGTCGCCAAAGTTTCGATCGAAACGGCTGTCGCTGATCAAAGCGGCACCTACTTGTCCATAAAGGGCGGCGTCATCGGCGAGGAAAGGCCGAACAAATCCCGTAAAGGGACTACGATCATCGTTGAAGACCTTTTTTACAATACGCCAGCCCGTCTGAAATACATCCGTTCCCTGCAGACCGAATTGTCGAACATCACAGACATCATGAACCGGATCGCATTGAGCCATCCGGAGATTGCTTTCCGTTTGCATCATGAAGGCAACCAACTTCTGCATACAGCAGGCAATGGCGATCTGCGTCAGACCATCGCTGGAGTCTACGGCACATTGACCGCCAAGAAGATGAAACTGATCGAAAACGAAAATCTGGACTTCAAAGTGAATGGCTACATCAGTTTGCCGGACACGACGCGGGCAAGCCGCAACTATATCACCTTGATACTGAACGGGCGTTTCATAAAAAATTACGCCTTGAACAAAGCCATCATCGATGGCTATGGCTCCAAGCTGATGGTCGGAAGGTATCCGCTCGCCGTCATCGTGATCGATGCGGATTCCCTGCTTTTGGATGTGAATGTGCATCCTTCGAAAAAGGAAGTCAGGATCAGCAAAGAAAAAGAGCTCGGCGAATTGATCGAAAGCGCAGTCGCTGCTGTTTTGCGGACGGAAGAACGCATCCCGAGCGGCATCGAAAATCTGAAATTCAAACGCCCGAGTCCGGCTGAACCGGTCCGGACCGAGCAATTGAGCGTCTCTTTCCGGTCATTCGATCAAGAGCTCGTGCAAGAAACGGAAACGAAGCTGCCGGCGATCAGCGAAAATGAGGATTTCCGATCTTTGGAGACGTCGTGGGACAACGGGCCGGTTCATAATGAAAATGCGGAACGCGAACAAGTTTATATGGGTTCTGAAGAAACCGCGCCTTCGGAAGACCTTCCCCTTCCAAGTGAAGAACAAGAAGCGTACGTTGTTCCGTTCAGTGACCAACCAAAACAGGACCGCAATGAACCAACCGCGCCTTACCTGTCTGTTGAACCAATTAATCCGGCTGCCCATGAAGAACCGATCATGAAAACCGTCCAGAAAGTCGAAGCGGAGGCAGAGAAGGCACAGGCGAGCAAGCGGCCTTTCCCGGAGCTGCATTTTTTTGGCCAGATGCACGGGACTTACCTGTTCGCGCAGAATGAAAATGGCCTCTATATCATCGATCAGCATGCTGCGCAGGAACGCATCAAATATGAATACTACCGTGAGGAAATCGGCAAGGTTTCCACCGATCTTCAAGGTTTGTTGATACCAATCATGCTGGATTATCCGGCGAATGAATTCCAGTTGATCCAGGAAAATCGGGATGTGTTGGAATCGATGGGCCTGTTCCTCGAACCATTTGGCCAGAACAGTTTCATCGTCGAAAAGCATCCTGCCTGGTTCACTCCGGGTGAAGAGGAAGACATTCTGAAGGAACTGGTGGAGATGTTTTTGGCTGAAGGCGATATCTCCATCAAAAAGCTTCGTGAAGCAACGGCCATCATGATGAGCTGCAAGCGCTCGATCAAGGCGAATCATTTCCTGAGCGATAAAGAAGCGCGCCAACTGTTGGCCGATCTTGCCAAAACGGATAATCCCTACAATTGCCCGCACGGCAGACCGGTGCTGATCCAATTCTCCAACCAGGATATGGAGAAGATGTTCAAACGGATCCAGGACCCGCACTGA
- the recA gene encoding recombinase RecA — protein sequence MANLNENRQKALDEALKKIERNYGKGSVMKLGEKVDTQISTVPSGSLALDVALGVGGYPRGRIIEVYGPESSGKTTVALHAIAEVQKKGGVAAFIDAEHALDPKYAAALGVDIDELLLSQPDTGEQGLEIADALVSSGAVDIVVIDSVAALVPRAEIEGEMGDSHMGLQARLMSQALRKLSGSINKTKTIAIFINQVREKIGIMFGNPETTPGGRALKFYATIRLEVRRAEQIKSGTEIMGNRTKIKVVKNKVAPPFRTAEVDIMYGEGISQVGEIIDMASEKDIVNKSGAWYAYKGERIGQGRENAKKFLTEHPEMRAEIEKLVRDEYGIGDKKAVEAKEKEKSEPVESVDLLDE from the coding sequence ATGGCTAATTTAAATGAAAATAGACAAAAAGCCTTGGATGAGGCTCTGAAAAAGATAGAAAGAAATTATGGCAAAGGGTCCGTCATGAAGCTTGGCGAAAAAGTGGACACACAAATATCCACTGTACCCAGTGGTTCGTTGGCTCTTGATGTTGCGTTGGGCGTAGGCGGCTATCCAAGAGGCCGTATCATCGAAGTGTATGGTCCTGAATCATCAGGTAAAACAACCGTTGCGCTGCATGCGATTGCCGAAGTGCAAAAAAAGGGTGGCGTTGCTGCATTCATCGATGCTGAGCATGCTTTGGATCCAAAATATGCTGCAGCTTTGGGTGTGGATATCGACGAATTGTTGCTTTCCCAACCGGATACAGGTGAACAAGGCCTGGAAATCGCGGATGCTTTGGTTTCATCAGGGGCTGTCGACATCGTGGTCATCGACTCGGTTGCCGCATTGGTACCGCGTGCTGAAATAGAAGGCGAAATGGGAGACTCCCATATGGGTCTGCAGGCACGTCTGATGTCCCAAGCTTTACGGAAACTATCCGGATCGATCAACAAAACAAAAACGATCGCAATCTTCATCAACCAAGTCCGTGAAAAAATCGGCATCATGTTCGGGAATCCGGAAACGACGCCAGGAGGAAGAGCGCTTAAATTTTACGCTACTATCCGTCTGGAAGTCAGAAGAGCGGAACAGATCAAGAGCGGAACAGAAATCATGGGTAACCGCACAAAAATCAAAGTAGTAAAAAACAAAGTTGCGCCGCCATTCAGGACAGCTGAAGTGGACATCATGTACGGGGAAGGCATTTCCCAAGTCGGCGAAATCATCGATATGGCCTCAGAGAAGGATATCGTCAACAAGAGTGGCGCTTGGTATGCCTACAAAGGGGAACGCATCGGCCAAGGCCGCGAAAATGCAAAAAAATTCCTGACAGAGCATCCAGAGATGAGAGCTGAAATCGAGAAGCTTGTCCGTGACGAATACGGCATAGGCGATAAAAAAGCGGTAGAGGCAAAAGAAAAAGAAAAAAGCGAGCCGGTTGAATCGGTCGATCTGTTGGACGAGTAA
- a CDS encoding DUF937 domain-containing protein encodes MVQINDISEMMGELNKESSIQALGSKTGVDESILPKLAVVAIPLILRALSKNAESKAGKDSLSNALEKHKGQTKDVSSIEDVVKKADTDDGDKILDHAFGDKDKVVDQIAAQTGISKSEVAKVLASMAPMILGMLADKKDADGLDADGVAKQTDIFSKQAEEAATKNFDITDIFPKQSGTTTPAATGGLGGILGSILGNLF; translated from the coding sequence ATGGTGCAAATCAATGACATTTCCGAAATGATGGGCGAGCTGAACAAAGAAAGTTCGATCCAGGCTTTAGGCAGCAAAACGGGCGTTGATGAAAGCATTTTGCCGAAATTGGCTGTAGTTGCAATTCCCTTGATCCTTCGGGCATTAAGCAAAAACGCAGAGTCAAAAGCAGGGAAAGATTCCTTATCAAATGCATTGGAAAAACACAAAGGTCAGACCAAAGACGTATCCTCGATCGAAGATGTGGTCAAGAAAGCCGATACGGACGATGGCGATAAAATATTGGATCATGCCTTCGGGGACAAGGACAAGGTTGTGGATCAGATTGCTGCCCAAACAGGCATCAGTAAATCCGAGGTTGCCAAGGTCTTGGCTTCCATGGCGCCGATGATTCTGGGCATGTTGGCCGACAAAAAGGATGCTGATGGCTTGGATGCCGACGGTGTGGCCAAACAGACCGACATCTTCTCGAAACAAGCTGAAGAAGCAGCCACGAAAAATTTCGACATAACCGATATTTTCCCTAAGCAGTCCGGAACGACGACGCCAGCAGCGACGGGCGGATTGGGCGGTATTCTGGGTAGCATTTTGGGGAATCTATTCTGA